The following proteins are co-located in the Doryrhamphus excisus isolate RoL2022-K1 chromosome 15, RoL_Dexc_1.0, whole genome shotgun sequence genome:
- the LOC131103373 gene encoding proline-rich transmembrane protein 2 — MDEAQWAVTSQPGSEEQQAPPPATDSWTGNGVDPATTANFLPLASPSGAKGAHANGREGPGSRSSLTPSSSPRPSVSQQPGAVEAAEGSKPPDYLILAILSCFCPLWPINILALAFSVMSRNSLQQGNVDGARRLGRNAMVLAVVSIVGGIAIITAAIALNWGLILKTG; from the exons ATGGACGAGGCGCAGTGGGCCGTGACGAGCCAACCGGGCAGCGAGGAACAGCAAGCCCCGCCCCCAGCGACAGACAGCTGGACCG GCAATGGTGTGGATCCAGCGACGACGGCTAACTTCCTGCCGCTGGCCAGCCCATCGGGGGCCAAAGGTGCGCATGCCAACGGTCGGGAGGGGCCAGGCAGCCGATCGTCTTTGACGCCGAGCAGTTCGCCGCGGCCGTCGGTCAGCCAGCAGCCCGGTGCCGTGGAGGCGGCGGAGGGCTCCAAACCACCCGACTACCTGATCCTGGCCATCTTGTCCTGCTTCTGTCCGCTGTGGCCAATCAACATCCTCGCCCTCGCCTTCTCCGTCATG TCCCGTAACAGCCTGCAGCAGGGGAACGTGGACGGCGCTCGCCGCTTGGGCCGCAACGCCATGGTGCTGGCGGTGGTCTCCATCGTGGGAGGAATCGCCATCATCACGGCCGCCATCGCACTCAACTGGGGAC TGATTTTAAAGACCGGATAG
- the nfatc2ip gene encoding NFATC2-interacting protein isoform X2, giving the protein MADALSDSEVSVAKPVPKRRRILDPSAIVPVPVYSNKVNSSLSLKAELPALTGKDDDDDGGGGGGDGLWLEMWGGATRGAAIVLSDSEEEQEVQLVDDSRDKPGSRSLSPPPPPAEIPVQKQSRNIQKKINEVDRKLRAINAALSPEGRDVGLRRRRRGIPEEDQDDVVIVEAEPRDGRAQEWRLKVRCRTDVYKLPVLSTTCVGEVASQLSAILQVPRHRLLLLREEAELPGHASLGELGLGIADILGRSCDTPPPPPVLLRGLDCRWLCRVCCHGDGAARRHHGGGARLRLFAVRVIDARRRCQKGGVSL; this is encoded by the exons ATGGCGGACGCG CTCTCTGACAGCGAAGTATCCGTGGCGAAGCCGGTGCCCAAACGCCGCCGCATCCTCGACCCGTCAGCCATCGTCCCCGTGCCTGTCTACTCCAAcaag GTCAACAGCAGTCTGAGTCTGAAGGCGGAGCTTCCTGCCTTGACAGGAAAAG acgatgacgacgacggcggcggcggcggtggggaCGGTCTGTGGTTGGAGATGTGGGGTGGAGCAACGAGAGGGGCCGCCATCGTGCTCAGTGACTCCgaggaggaacaggaagtgcaacTGGTGGACGACAGCAGAGACAA GCCAGGGTCCCGCTCGCTgtctcctccccctcccccagcAGAGATTCCCGTGCAAAAGCAATCCAGAAATATCCAGAAGAAGATCAA TGAAGTGGACAGGAAGCTGCGGGCCATCAACGCCGCCCTCTCGCCCGAGGGGCGGGACGTGGGGCTCAGACGGCGGCGGCGTGGCATTCCCGAGGAAGACCAGGACGATGTGGTGATCGTGGAGGCGGAGCCACGTGATGGGCGGGCACAGGAATGGCGTCTGAAGGTGCGATGTCGCACGGACGTCTACAAGCTTCCTGTGCTGTCG ACGACGTGTGTGGGCGAGGTCGCCAGCCAGCTGTCGGCCATCCTTCAGGTGCCCAGGCaccgcctgctgctgctgagggaggaggcggagcttccCGGCCACGCCAGCCTCGGCGAGCTGGGCCTCGGCATCGCCGACATCTTGGGTAGGTCATGTGACACGCCGCCTCCGCCACCAGTGTTGCTACGAGGGCTGGACTGTCGCTGGCTTTGCAGAGTGTGTTGTCATGGCGACGGAGCAGCGCGGCGGCATCACG GAGGAGGAGCTCGGCTCCGTCTTTTCGCAGTACGTGTCATCGATGCCCGCCGGCGCTGCCAAAAAGGTGGAGTTTCACTTTGA
- the sgf29 gene encoding SAGA-associated factor 29 has translation MSADTKIAELLTELHQLIKQTQEERSRSEHNLLNIQKTHERMQTENKTSPYYRTKLRGLYTTAKADAEAECGILRRSLDKIAEIKSLLEERRIAAKMAGVYSDSDPPRKTMRRGVLMTLLQQSAMTLPLWIGKPGESPPPLCGATPASGDYVAKQGDKVAARVKGVDGDEQWILAEVVSYSHATNKYEVDDIDEEGKERHTLSRRRIIPLPQWKANPETDPEALFNKDQLVLALYPQTTCFYRALIHTRPYRPQDDYSVLFEDTSYADGYSPPLNVAQRYVVACKENKKK, from the exons ATGTCGGCAGACACGAAGATCGCCGAGCTGCTCACTGAGCTCCATCAGCTCATCAAACAAACTCAG GAGGAGAGGTCACGGAGCGAACACAATCTGCTcaacattcagaagacacacgAGAGGATGCAGACGGAAAACAAGA CGTCGCCGTACTACCGCACCAAGCTGAGAGGACTGTACACCACGGCCAAGGCGGACGCGGAGGCCGAGTGTGG CATCCTGCGCCGCTCTCTGGATAAAATCGCTGAGATCAAGTCCTTGTTGGAGGAGCGAAGGATCG CCGCCAAGATGGCGGGAGTGTATAGCGACAGCGACCCCCCCAGGAAGACCATGAGGCGTGGCGTCCTGATGACGCTCCTCCAGCAGTCGGCCATGACGCTGCCTCTGTGGATCGGCAAGCCTGGCGAGag CCCCCCTCCTTTGTGCGGGGCCACGCCTGCCAGCGGCGACTACGTGGCCAAGCAGGGCGACAAGGTGGCGGCCAGGGTGAAAGGGGTGGACGGGGACGAGCAGTGGATCCTGGCGGAGGTGGTCAGCTACAGCCACGCCACCAACAA gTACGAGGTGGACGACATCGACGAAGAAGGCAAAGA GCGACACACGCTCAGCAGGCGCCGCATCATCCCCCTGCCCCAGTGGAAGGCCAACCCCGAGACCGACCCCGAGGCCCTCTTCAACAAAGACCAGCTGGTGCTCGCCCTCTACCCCCAGACCACCTGCTTCTACCGCGCGCTCATACACACGCGCCCCTACCGG CCCCAAGACGACTACTCGGTGCTGTTTGAGGACACGTCGTACGCGGACGGGTACTCGCCGCCTCTGAACGTGGCGCAGCGCTACGTGGTCGCCTGCAAGGAGAACAAGAAGAAGTGA
- the LOC131103369 gene encoding zinc finger and SCAN domain-containing protein 5B-like isoform X1 — MTKLELLSGYLTERLTALVRDILDVVEDTVSEYREETVRARRENESLRRQLRDFWLLRSNKCTPGPAAPMEVSVPKHVGAPPASTSKQAAASRTPPHDTSYGAALPSKSPPAAVLTLHVDVQQAPPPAIIKTEQEELKVTSAEPHVHVSVDEWRIRANADGATAEQPDPRDVHGNGKNSDTSAAAIVFECPRCGEVFDQAARLRVHLEQKRKTYACDWCCKSFAQSADLRRHLRTHTGERPHRCTFCSKSFSQRGNLRRHVRIHTGERPYSCMLCRRTFSDGDTLKKHRRTHASDDT, encoded by the exons ATGACCAAACTGGAGCTGCTGAGCGGCTACCTGACGGAGCGGCTGACGGCCCTGGTCAGGGACATCCTGGACGTGGTGGAGGACACGGTGAGCGAGTACCGGGAAGAGACGGTCCGGGCCCGGCGAGAGAACGAGAGCCTGCGGAGGCAGCTGCGGGACTTCTGGCTCCTGA GATCCAACAAGTGCACTCCCGGCCCGGCGGCCCCCATGGAGGTCTCCGTCCCCAAACATGTCGGAGCGCCACCGGCCAGCACGTCCAAGCAGGCGGCGGCCAGCCGCACCCCGCCTCACGACACGTCTTACGGGGCGGCTCTCCCCTCCAAATCGCCACCCGCCGCTGTCCTCACGCTTCACGTGGACGTGCAGCAGGCCCCGCCCCCTGCTATCATCAAAACCGAACAGGAGGAGTTGAAGGTAACGTCTGCAGAGCCCCACGTTCACGTCTCCGTGGACGAGTGGCGCATCCGGGCGAATGCGGACGGGGCGACGGCAGAACAGCCGGACCCACGAGACGTTCACGGGAATGGCAAAAACTCGGACACGTCGGCTGCCGCTATCGTCTTTGAGTGTCCCCGCTGCGGCGAGGTGTTCGACCAGGCCGCCAGGCTCCGCGTCCACCTGGAGCAGAAGCGCAAGACGTACGCCTGCGACTGGTGCTGCAAGTCCTTTGCTCAGTCGGCCGACCTGCGGCGCCACTTGCGTACGCACACGGGCGAGAGGCCGCACCGCTGCACCTTTTGCTCCAAGAGCTTCAGCCAGCGAGGAAACCTGCGGAGACACGTACGCATCCACACGGGCGAGCGTCCGTACAGCTGCATGCTCTGCCGCCGCACCTTCAGTGATGGCGACACGCTGAAGAAGCACAGGCGCACGCACGCCAGCGACGACACGTGA
- the mvp gene encoding major vault protein isoform X2: protein MASKKTGSRVAEAEAAGEVSIIRIPPHHYIHVLDQNTNIARVEIGPLTFIRQDNERVLFLPVRMIMVPPRHYCVVANPVACDDNGRVLFDEAGQAKLRHADLEIRLSRDPFPLHPGEEIQQDVTPLQVVFPDTALRLQALLDFQEEGGDDRVAGDEWLFEGPGTYIPRKEVVVLETIKATVIRENQAIRLRARKEGVDRGGVRRVTGEEWLVSKVGAYLPGAHEEVIDIVNAFILTDKKALHVRALRPFRDVWGHQRRTGDEWLVTNGDHEAHIPSVAEEVVGVVDVTTLSSRHYCVILDPVGPDGKPQLGQKRVVKGERSFFLQPGERLERGIQDVYVLSEQEGLLLRAVEAFTDTQEREEEDEDEERSKRPHRSAVVRRPGDRWMLRGPIEYVPPATVEVMLRRQAIPLDENEGIYVRDMKTGKVRAVIGQTYMLNQDEDLWQKELPPNVEALLTSTRDPLADRSDRTRTSEVQARNKTLVVSYRVPHNAAVQVYDYREKKARVVFGPERVMLGPDEQFTVLSLSGDRPKRGNVIKAVCLLLGPDFFTDIITIETADHARLQLQLSYNWHFDIKPPADDTDAAALFSVPDFVGDACKAIASRVRGAVASVQFDDFHKNSNRIICSAVFGFDEKLAVRPSLRFHQNRLVISSVDIQSVEPVDQRTRDALQKSVQLAIEITTNSQEAAARHEAERLEQEARGKLERQKITDQAEAERARKELLELEALSAAVESTGAAKAEAQSRAEAARIRGEAAVHEAKLKVEAQRIEAEAELQRLAKAREQELSYRKEMDHLDLEKKERLTNMESQHFSQVVASLGSDTLQEMARAGPELQVKMLQALGLKSTLITDGASPINLFTTANGLLGMLPGPVQ from the exons ATGGCGTCCAAGAAGACAGGAAGTCGTGTGGCCGAGGCCGAGGCGGCAGGGGAAGTGTCCATCATCCGCATCCCGCCCCATCACTACATCCACGTGCTGGACCAGAACACCAACATCGCCCGTGTGGAGATCGGACCGCTCACCTTCATCCGCCAGGACAATGAAAG GGTCCTCTTCCTGCCGGTGCGGATGATCATGGTGCCGCCGCGCCACTACTGCGTGGTGGCCAACCCGGTGGCGTGCGACGACAACGGCCGCGTCCTCTTCGACGAGGCGGGCCAGGCCAAGCTGCGGCATGCCGACCTGGAGATCCGCCTGTCCCGAGATCCTTTCCCTCTCCATCCCGGAGAAGAGATCCAGCAG GACGTGACGCCGCTGCAGGTCGTCTTTCCCGACACGGCGCTGCGTCTGCAGGCACTGCTGGACTTCCAAGAGGAGGGCGGAGACGACCGCGTCGCCGGAGACGAGTGGCTCTTTGAGGGACCCG GGACGTACATCCCCAGGAAGGAAGTGGTGGTCCTGGAGACCATCAAGGCCACGGTGATCCGGGAGAACCAGGCCATCAGGCTGCGAGCTCGCAAGGAGGGCGTCGACCGCGGCGGCGTGCGCCGTGTAACAG GGGAGGAGTGGCTGGTCAGTAAGGTGGGGGCGTACCTGCCAGGCGCACACGAGGAAGTCATCGACATCGTCAACGCCTTCATCCTGACGGACAAG AAAGCGCTGCACGTGCGCGCTCTGCGGCCCTTCAGGGATGTGTGGGGGCACCAGCGGCGTACGGGGGACGAGTGGTTGGTGACCAACGGCGACCACGAGGCGCACATCCCCTCGGTGGCTGAGGAGGTGGTGGGTGTGGTGGACGTGACCACGCTCAGCAGCCGCCATTACTGCGTCATCTTGGACCCGGTCGGACCCGACGGCAAACCTCAGCTGGGCCAGAAGAGGGTGGTGAAG GGGGAGCGCTCCTTCTTCCTGCAGCCCGGCGAGCGTCTGGAGCGCGGCATCCAGGACGTCTACGTGCTGTCCGAGCAGGAAGGGCTGCTTCTGCGAGCCGTGGAGGCGTTCACCGACACCCAGGAG CgcgaggaggaagacgaggacgaGGAGCGGAGCAAGCGTCCGCATCGCAGCGCCGTTGTCCGCCGCCCCGGGGACCGCTGGATGCTGCGAGGCCCCATCGAGTATGTCCCCCCCGCCACGGTGGAGGTGATGCTGCGACGCCAGGCCATCCCACTGGACGAGAACGAGGGCATCTACGTGCGGGACATGAAGACGGGCAAG GTGCGCGCGGTCATCGGGCAGACATACATGCTGAATCAGGACGAGGATCTGTGGCAGAAGGAACTTCCTCCCAACGTGGAAGCTCTGCTGACGTCGACCCGTGACCCCCTGGCGGACCGCTCGGACCGTACCAGGACCAGCGAGGTCCAGGCGAGGAACAAGACCCTGGTGGTCTCCTACAGGGTCCCCCACAATGCGGCGGTCCAGGTCTACGACTACCGGGAGAAGAAGGCCAG AGTGGTCTTTGGACCGGAGCGTGTGATGCTGGGACCCGACGAGCAGTTCACGGTTCTGTCCCTGTCCGGGGACAGACCCAAACGGGGCAACGTCATCAAGGCCGTGTGCCTCCTGCTCGGCCCCGACTTCTTCACCGACATCATCACCATCGAGACCGCCGACCACGCCCGCCTGCAGCTGCAGCTTTCCTACAACTG GCACTTTGACATCAAGCCGCCGGCCGACGACACCGATGCCGCCGCCCTCTTCTCGGTGCCCGACTTTGTGGGCGACGCCTGCAAAGCCATCGCATCACGGGTCCGAGGCGCCGTGGCCTCTGTGCAATTTGACGACTTCCACAAG AACTCCAACCGCATCATCTGCTCGGCCGTGTTCGGCTTCGATGAGAAGCTGGCGGTGCGCCCCAGTCTCCGCTTCCATCAGAACCGACTCGTCATCAGCAGCGTGGACATCCAGTCCGTGGAGCCCGTGGACCAGAGGACGCGCGACGCCCTGCAGAAGAGCGTCCAGCTGGCCATCGAGATCACCACCAACTCCCAGGaggcggcggcacg TCACGAGGCCGAGCGCCTGGAGCAGGAAGCTCGAGGGAAGCTGGAGAGGCAGAAGATCACGGACCAGGCGGAAGCTGAGCGAGCCAGGAAGGAACTTTTGGAGCTGGAGGCCCTCAG CGCCGCTGTGGAGAGCACCGGTGCTGCCAAGGCTGAAGCGCAGTCCCGGGCCGAGGCGGCTCGTATACGCGGCGAGGCGGCGGTCCACGAGGCCAAACTGAAGGTGGAGGCTCAGCGCATTGAGGCG GAGGCGGAGCTGCAGCGTCTGGCGAAGGCTCGCGAGCAGGAGCTGAGCTACAGGAAGGAGATGGACCATCTGGACCTGGAGAAGAAGGAGCGTCTCACCAACATGGAGAGTCAGCACTTCAGTCAGGTGGTGGCCAGCCTGGGCAGCGACACGCTGCAAGAGATGGCGAGAGCCGGACCTGAGCTGCAG GTGAAGATGCTGCAGGCTCTTGGCCTGAAGTCCACCCTCATCACGGACGGTGCGTCGCCCATCAACCTGTTCACCACCGCCAACGGCCTGCTGGGGATGCTGCCGGGACCGGTTCAGTGA
- the mvp gene encoding major vault protein isoform X1, whose protein sequence is MASKKTGSRVAEAEAAGEVSIIRIPPHHYIHVLDQNTNIARVEIGPLTFIRQDNERVLFLPVRMIMVPPRHYCVVANPVACDDNGRVLFDEAGQAKLRHADLEIRLSRDPFPLHPGEEIQQDVTPLQVVFPDTALRLQALLDFQEEGGDDRVAGDEWLFEGPGTYIPRKEVVVLETIKATVIRENQAIRLRARKEGVDRGGVRRVTGEEWLVSKVGAYLPGAHEEVIDIVNAFILTDKKALHVRALRPFRDVWGHQRRTGDEWLVTNGDHEAHIPSVAEEVVGVVDVTTLSSRHYCVILDPVGPDGKPQLGQKRVVKGERSFFLQPGERLERGIQDVYVLSEQEGLLLRAVEAFTDTQEDAILVALPQKRKRADQREEEDEDEERSKRPHRSAVVRRPGDRWMLRGPIEYVPPATVEVMLRRQAIPLDENEGIYVRDMKTGKVRAVIGQTYMLNQDEDLWQKELPPNVEALLTSTRDPLADRSDRTRTSEVQARNKTLVVSYRVPHNAAVQVYDYREKKARVVFGPERVMLGPDEQFTVLSLSGDRPKRGNVIKAVCLLLGPDFFTDIITIETADHARLQLQLSYNWHFDIKPPADDTDAAALFSVPDFVGDACKAIASRVRGAVASVQFDDFHKNSNRIICSAVFGFDEKLAVRPSLRFHQNRLVISSVDIQSVEPVDQRTRDALQKSVQLAIEITTNSQEAAARHEAERLEQEARGKLERQKITDQAEAERARKELLELEALSAAVESTGAAKAEAQSRAEAARIRGEAAVHEAKLKVEAQRIEAEAELQRLAKAREQELSYRKEMDHLDLEKKERLTNMESQHFSQVVASLGSDTLQEMARAGPELQVKMLQALGLKSTLITDGASPINLFTTANGLLGMLPGPVQ, encoded by the exons ATGGCGTCCAAGAAGACAGGAAGTCGTGTGGCCGAGGCCGAGGCGGCAGGGGAAGTGTCCATCATCCGCATCCCGCCCCATCACTACATCCACGTGCTGGACCAGAACACCAACATCGCCCGTGTGGAGATCGGACCGCTCACCTTCATCCGCCAGGACAATGAAAG GGTCCTCTTCCTGCCGGTGCGGATGATCATGGTGCCGCCGCGCCACTACTGCGTGGTGGCCAACCCGGTGGCGTGCGACGACAACGGCCGCGTCCTCTTCGACGAGGCGGGCCAGGCCAAGCTGCGGCATGCCGACCTGGAGATCCGCCTGTCCCGAGATCCTTTCCCTCTCCATCCCGGAGAAGAGATCCAGCAG GACGTGACGCCGCTGCAGGTCGTCTTTCCCGACACGGCGCTGCGTCTGCAGGCACTGCTGGACTTCCAAGAGGAGGGCGGAGACGACCGCGTCGCCGGAGACGAGTGGCTCTTTGAGGGACCCG GGACGTACATCCCCAGGAAGGAAGTGGTGGTCCTGGAGACCATCAAGGCCACGGTGATCCGGGAGAACCAGGCCATCAGGCTGCGAGCTCGCAAGGAGGGCGTCGACCGCGGCGGCGTGCGCCGTGTAACAG GGGAGGAGTGGCTGGTCAGTAAGGTGGGGGCGTACCTGCCAGGCGCACACGAGGAAGTCATCGACATCGTCAACGCCTTCATCCTGACGGACAAG AAAGCGCTGCACGTGCGCGCTCTGCGGCCCTTCAGGGATGTGTGGGGGCACCAGCGGCGTACGGGGGACGAGTGGTTGGTGACCAACGGCGACCACGAGGCGCACATCCCCTCGGTGGCTGAGGAGGTGGTGGGTGTGGTGGACGTGACCACGCTCAGCAGCCGCCATTACTGCGTCATCTTGGACCCGGTCGGACCCGACGGCAAACCTCAGCTGGGCCAGAAGAGGGTGGTGAAG GGGGAGCGCTCCTTCTTCCTGCAGCCCGGCGAGCGTCTGGAGCGCGGCATCCAGGACGTCTACGTGCTGTCCGAGCAGGAAGGGCTGCTTCTGCGAGCCGTGGAGGCGTTCACCGACACCCAGGAG GACGCCATCTTGGTTGCCTTACCTCAAAAACGAAAACGTGCTGATCAG CgcgaggaggaagacgaggacgaGGAGCGGAGCAAGCGTCCGCATCGCAGCGCCGTTGTCCGCCGCCCCGGGGACCGCTGGATGCTGCGAGGCCCCATCGAGTATGTCCCCCCCGCCACGGTGGAGGTGATGCTGCGACGCCAGGCCATCCCACTGGACGAGAACGAGGGCATCTACGTGCGGGACATGAAGACGGGCAAG GTGCGCGCGGTCATCGGGCAGACATACATGCTGAATCAGGACGAGGATCTGTGGCAGAAGGAACTTCCTCCCAACGTGGAAGCTCTGCTGACGTCGACCCGTGACCCCCTGGCGGACCGCTCGGACCGTACCAGGACCAGCGAGGTCCAGGCGAGGAACAAGACCCTGGTGGTCTCCTACAGGGTCCCCCACAATGCGGCGGTCCAGGTCTACGACTACCGGGAGAAGAAGGCCAG AGTGGTCTTTGGACCGGAGCGTGTGATGCTGGGACCCGACGAGCAGTTCACGGTTCTGTCCCTGTCCGGGGACAGACCCAAACGGGGCAACGTCATCAAGGCCGTGTGCCTCCTGCTCGGCCCCGACTTCTTCACCGACATCATCACCATCGAGACCGCCGACCACGCCCGCCTGCAGCTGCAGCTTTCCTACAACTG GCACTTTGACATCAAGCCGCCGGCCGACGACACCGATGCCGCCGCCCTCTTCTCGGTGCCCGACTTTGTGGGCGACGCCTGCAAAGCCATCGCATCACGGGTCCGAGGCGCCGTGGCCTCTGTGCAATTTGACGACTTCCACAAG AACTCCAACCGCATCATCTGCTCGGCCGTGTTCGGCTTCGATGAGAAGCTGGCGGTGCGCCCCAGTCTCCGCTTCCATCAGAACCGACTCGTCATCAGCAGCGTGGACATCCAGTCCGTGGAGCCCGTGGACCAGAGGACGCGCGACGCCCTGCAGAAGAGCGTCCAGCTGGCCATCGAGATCACCACCAACTCCCAGGaggcggcggcacg TCACGAGGCCGAGCGCCTGGAGCAGGAAGCTCGAGGGAAGCTGGAGAGGCAGAAGATCACGGACCAGGCGGAAGCTGAGCGAGCCAGGAAGGAACTTTTGGAGCTGGAGGCCCTCAG CGCCGCTGTGGAGAGCACCGGTGCTGCCAAGGCTGAAGCGCAGTCCCGGGCCGAGGCGGCTCGTATACGCGGCGAGGCGGCGGTCCACGAGGCCAAACTGAAGGTGGAGGCTCAGCGCATTGAGGCG GAGGCGGAGCTGCAGCGTCTGGCGAAGGCTCGCGAGCAGGAGCTGAGCTACAGGAAGGAGATGGACCATCTGGACCTGGAGAAGAAGGAGCGTCTCACCAACATGGAGAGTCAGCACTTCAGTCAGGTGGTGGCCAGCCTGGGCAGCGACACGCTGCAAGAGATGGCGAGAGCCGGACCTGAGCTGCAG GTGAAGATGCTGCAGGCTCTTGGCCTGAAGTCCACCCTCATCACGGACGGTGCGTCGCCCATCAACCTGTTCACCACCGCCAACGGCCTGCTGGGGATGCTGCCGGGACCGGTTCAGTGA
- the nfatc2ip gene encoding NFATC2-interacting protein isoform X1: MADALSDSEVSVAKPVPKRRRILDPSAIVPVPVYSNKVNSSLSLKAELPALTGKDDDDDGGGGGGDGLWLEMWGGATRGAAIVLSDSEEEQEVQLVDDSRDKPGSRSLSPPPPPAEIPVQKQSRNIQKKINEVDRKLRAINAALSPEGRDVGLRRRRRGIPEEDQDDVVIVEAEPRDGRAQEWRLKVRCRTDVYKLPVLSTTCVGEVASQLSAILQVPRHRLLLLREEAELPGHASLGELGLGIADILECVVMATEQRGGITVRLQSKERGATRDFSVHKEEELGSVFSQYVSSMPAGAAKKVEFHFDGRRVTANQTPAQLDMEDGDIIEKGRRSEAPRE; this comes from the exons ATGGCGGACGCG CTCTCTGACAGCGAAGTATCCGTGGCGAAGCCGGTGCCCAAACGCCGCCGCATCCTCGACCCGTCAGCCATCGTCCCCGTGCCTGTCTACTCCAAcaag GTCAACAGCAGTCTGAGTCTGAAGGCGGAGCTTCCTGCCTTGACAGGAAAAG acgatgacgacgacggcggcggcggcggtggggaCGGTCTGTGGTTGGAGATGTGGGGTGGAGCAACGAGAGGGGCCGCCATCGTGCTCAGTGACTCCgaggaggaacaggaagtgcaacTGGTGGACGACAGCAGAGACAA GCCAGGGTCCCGCTCGCTgtctcctccccctcccccagcAGAGATTCCCGTGCAAAAGCAATCCAGAAATATCCAGAAGAAGATCAA TGAAGTGGACAGGAAGCTGCGGGCCATCAACGCCGCCCTCTCGCCCGAGGGGCGGGACGTGGGGCTCAGACGGCGGCGGCGTGGCATTCCCGAGGAAGACCAGGACGATGTGGTGATCGTGGAGGCGGAGCCACGTGATGGGCGGGCACAGGAATGGCGTCTGAAGGTGCGATGTCGCACGGACGTCTACAAGCTTCCTGTGCTGTCG ACGACGTGTGTGGGCGAGGTCGCCAGCCAGCTGTCGGCCATCCTTCAGGTGCCCAGGCaccgcctgctgctgctgagggaggaggcggagcttccCGGCCACGCCAGCCTCGGCGAGCTGGGCCTCGGCATCGCCGACATCTTGG AGTGTGTTGTCATGGCGACGGAGCAGCGCGGCGGCATCACGGTTCGTCTGCAGAGCAAAGAGCGAGGCGCCACGCGTGACTTCTCCGTGCACAAA GAGGAGGAGCTCGGCTCCGTCTTTTCGCAGTACGTGTCATCGATGCCCGCCGGCGCTGCCAAAAAGGTGGAGTTTCACTTTGATGGCCGCAGGGTGACGGCCAATCAGACGCCTGCACAGCTGGACATGGAGGACGGCGACATCATTGAG AAAGGCAGACGGAGTGAGGCGCCACgtgaatga
- the nupr1b gene encoding nuclear protein 1b — MSHVDVKNLKPSSFEDEYYDEYDYYSLSDKYTEGSARKGRSKKEASENTNRPNPAGHERKITEKLQNSEKKAKE, encoded by the exons ATGAGTCACGTAGACGTGAAGAACTTGAAGCCGAGCAGCTTTGAGGACGAGTACTACGACGAGTACGACTACTACAGCCTGAGTGACAAGTACACAG AGGGGTCGGCACGTAAAGGTCGCAGCAAGAAGGAGGCGAGCGAGAACACCAACAGGCCCAACCCCGCCGGACACGAGCGGAAGATTACGGAGAAGCTGCAGAACAGCGAGAAGAAAGCCAAGGAGTGA
- the LOC131103369 gene encoding zinc finger protein 227-like isoform X2, whose product MHQGSRAGFIVAVKFDVQLPLESKRSNKCTPGPAAPMEVSVPKHVGAPPASTSKQAAASRTPPHDTSYGAALPSKSPPAAVLTLHVDVQQAPPPAIIKTEQEELKVTSAEPHVHVSVDEWRIRANADGATAEQPDPRDVHGNGKNSDTSAAAIVFECPRCGEVFDQAARLRVHLEQKRKTYACDWCCKSFAQSADLRRHLRTHTGERPHRCTFCSKSFSQRGNLRRHVRIHTGERPYSCMLCRRTFSDGDTLKKHRRTHASDDT is encoded by the exons atgcaccagggcAGCCGAGCGGGTTTCATAGTTGCCGTCAAATTTGACGTCCAACTGCCATTGGAATCTAAAC GATCCAACAAGTGCACTCCCGGCCCGGCGGCCCCCATGGAGGTCTCCGTCCCCAAACATGTCGGAGCGCCACCGGCCAGCACGTCCAAGCAGGCGGCGGCCAGCCGCACCCCGCCTCACGACACGTCTTACGGGGCGGCTCTCCCCTCCAAATCGCCACCCGCCGCTGTCCTCACGCTTCACGTGGACGTGCAGCAGGCCCCGCCCCCTGCTATCATCAAAACCGAACAGGAGGAGTTGAAGGTAACGTCTGCAGAGCCCCACGTTCACGTCTCCGTGGACGAGTGGCGCATCCGGGCGAATGCGGACGGGGCGACGGCAGAACAGCCGGACCCACGAGACGTTCACGGGAATGGCAAAAACTCGGACACGTCGGCTGCCGCTATCGTCTTTGAGTGTCCCCGCTGCGGCGAGGTGTTCGACCAGGCCGCCAGGCTCCGCGTCCACCTGGAGCAGAAGCGCAAGACGTACGCCTGCGACTGGTGCTGCAAGTCCTTTGCTCAGTCGGCCGACCTGCGGCGCCACTTGCGTACGCACACGGGCGAGAGGCCGCACCGCTGCACCTTTTGCTCCAAGAGCTTCAGCCAGCGAGGAAACCTGCGGAGACACGTACGCATCCACACGGGCGAGCGTCCGTACAGCTGCATGCTCTGCCGCCGCACCTTCAGTGATGGCGACACGCTGAAGAAGCACAGGCGCACGCACGCCAGCGACGACACGTGA